GCAGGAGCCAAGGTTTGGGAGCGTTGTCTGCCATTCACGACGGTTCTCGTTCGCAACGGCGCGATAGTAGTAACGGCTCGAGAAATCAGGATCGCCGGAGAAGCGCGCCATCAGCGCGGGGAGCGTGGCGGTGTCAACACGCCGGTCGCCGATTTGGAAAACGAGGCTCCCTCGGTGAATGGCGGGCCAGAAGTTCTCAACCGCCTCACGGATATAGGCGTCGACCCAGTCGGCCCCGCCGAGATGACGGTAGGCAACGATGAAAAGGCTGGTGCCGGTTTCGTTGCGGCGAAAAGGCGCCGGAATCTGCCGCGGGTCGCGAATGGAGCTGCAAGAAGCCGAGCCGTCTTCTACAAGGCCGATAAACCCGCCAGCCTGCGTCTTGCGGCCGGCGGGATCGAGGTGAGTAGTGAGCGTGGCAACGCCCTGGAAGGCGCGCCCACCGCCGCGATTCAGCGTCGAATAAAAGACCGTACGGGCGAAGGATCCGGCAAATGGCGCCTTTTTTCCGATGCCGAAGGCACCGCCGGCGTCGTCCTGATTTATGGAAACACCGCCGGATTGAACAAGCCCAAACCAGCTTCCGTTGCGGTCGCCGTCGCCGCCATCAAGCCCCTTGGTGCCGTAGTCGGCAACTTCGAGCACGCCAATCTCCGGTCCCTCAGTCCATGAGAGAGCCTTGGCGCAGAAGGCTTGGGTCTTTTCGTTACCCTGCCAGTATTCCCGAGAGGACCGGATGGCGGCACGCAGATCGGCGAGACCCGGAATTTCGGTGACCGGTATCTGTCGGAGCTGAAGCTCAATGCGCACTTGACCGCCTACAGGAAAGCGGGCGTCCAAAGCATTCTGGGTGCACTCGCGGACAATGTGCTGCTGAAATTCTCCCTCGAAGGTTTCGATGCCGGCATCGTTGAGTCCCTGCTCGATGCCGCCGTTCAACAACGGGAAGTAAAGTTCGATTGGCATGGTGTGTCCCTTGTTCTTCAGCCGCCGGTTTGCTCGCTAGAGTGATCAAGTCGCGCTATTTCAGCCACCCAATTTTGATCTCCTTCTCCAACGGCTTGAACTCCGGGTCGCCGGTGATGAGCTCGGCTTTCTTCTCCTTCGCCAGCGCGGCGGCAAAGGCGTCGGCCAGGCTGAGCTTGAAGCG
The sequence above is drawn from the Verrucomicrobiota bacterium genome and encodes:
- a CDS encoding PIN domain-containing protein; this translates as RFKLSLADAFAAALAKEKKAELITGDPEFKPLEKEIKIGWLK